Proteins encoded in a region of the Antedon mediterranea chromosome 2, ecAntMedi1.1, whole genome shotgun sequence genome:
- the LOC140040574 gene encoding cyclin-dependent kinase 2-like isoform X2, which translates to MDNFQKIEKIGEGTYGVVYKARDKISGEVVALKKIRLDTESEGVPSTAIREIALLKELNHDNIVRLLDVIHNEKKLYLVFEFLNQDLKKYMDSAPPSGLPLSLVKSYLYQLLQGVACCHSHRVLHRDLKPQNLLIDKNGSIKLADFGLARAFGLPVRTYTHEVITLWYRAPEILLGSRFYCMPVDIWSLGCIFVEMLTRRALFPGDSEIDQLFRIFRTLGTPDETTWPGVTKLPDFKSTFPRWEKQDISKVVPNLDKDGKHLLAVELERLDRLSVHLGEGPL; encoded by the exons atggataattttcaaaagattgAGAAAATAGGAGAAGGTACCTATGGAGTAGTGTACAAGGCGAGAGATAAAATTTCTGGGGAAGTGGTCGCCTTGAAAAAGATAAGATTAGATAC GGAGTCAGAAGGCGTTCCTAGCACAGCAATTAGAGAAATTGCATTATTAAAGGAGCTGAATCATGATAACATTGTtcg ATTGCTAGATGTTATCCATAATGAGAAGAAATTGTACTTGGTATTTGAATTCTTGAACCAAGATCTCAAAAAGTACATGGACTCGGCACCACCATCCGGACTACCGCTATCATTGGTCAAG AGTTACCTATACCAGTTGTTACAGGGAGTTGCTTGTTGTCATTCTCATAGAGTCCTGCACCGTGATCTAAAACCACAGAACTTGCTCATTGATAAAAATGGTTCTATAAAACTGGCTGATTTTGGTCTTGCAAGAGCATTTGGACTGCCAGTTAGGACTTACACACATGAG gTTATAACACTATGGTATAGAGCGCCAGAAATTCTGCTAGGCAGTCGTTTTTACTGTATGCCTGTTGATATTTGGAGTCTTGGCTGTATATTTGTTGAAATG TTGACTCGACGAGCGTTATTTCCAGGAGATTCTGAGATCGATCAGCTGTTTAGAATTTTCCGTACATTAGGCACACCAGATGAGACTACATGGCCTGGTGTCACTAAGTTACCGGATTTCAAGTCGACTTTTCCCAGATGGGAGAAACAAGATATCAGCAAAGTGGTTCCCAACTTGGACAAAGATGGCAAACATTTACTAGCA
- the LOC140040574 gene encoding cyclin-dependent kinase 2-like isoform X3, with amino-acid sequence MDNFQKIEKIGEGTYGVVYKARDKISGEVVALKKIRLDTESEGVPSTAIREIALLKELNHDNIVRLLDVIHNEKKLYLVFEFLNQDLKKYMDSAPPSGLPLSLVKSYLYQLLQGVACCHSHRVLHRDLKPQNLLIDKNGSIKLADFGLARAFGLPVRTYTHEVITLWYRAPEILLGSRFYCMPVDIWSLGCIFVEMLTRRALFPGDSEIDQLFRIFRTLGTPDETTWPGVTKLPDFKSTFPRWEKQDISKVVPNLDKDGKHLLASIMWHLSDQPS; translated from the exons atggataattttcaaaagattgAGAAAATAGGAGAAGGTACCTATGGAGTAGTGTACAAGGCGAGAGATAAAATTTCTGGGGAAGTGGTCGCCTTGAAAAAGATAAGATTAGATAC GGAGTCAGAAGGCGTTCCTAGCACAGCAATTAGAGAAATTGCATTATTAAAGGAGCTGAATCATGATAACATTGTtcg ATTGCTAGATGTTATCCATAATGAGAAGAAATTGTACTTGGTATTTGAATTCTTGAACCAAGATCTCAAAAAGTACATGGACTCGGCACCACCATCCGGACTACCGCTATCATTGGTCAAG AGTTACCTATACCAGTTGTTACAGGGAGTTGCTTGTTGTCATTCTCATAGAGTCCTGCACCGTGATCTAAAACCACAGAACTTGCTCATTGATAAAAATGGTTCTATAAAACTGGCTGATTTTGGTCTTGCAAGAGCATTTGGACTGCCAGTTAGGACTTACACACATGAG gTTATAACACTATGGTATAGAGCGCCAGAAATTCTGCTAGGCAGTCGTTTTTACTGTATGCCTGTTGATATTTGGAGTCTTGGCTGTATATTTGTTGAAATG TTGACTCGACGAGCGTTATTTCCAGGAGATTCTGAGATCGATCAGCTGTTTAGAATTTTCCGTACATTAGGCACACCAGATGAGACTACATGGCCTGGTGTCACTAAGTTACCGGATTTCAAGTCGACTTTTCCCAGATGGGAGAAACAAGATATCAGCAAAGTGGTTCCCAACTTGGACAAAGATGGCAAACATTTACTAGCA
- the LOC140040574 gene encoding cyclin-dependent kinase 2-like isoform X1, translated as MDNFQKIEKIGEGTYGVVYKARDKISGEVVALKKIRLDTESEGVPSTAIREIALLKELNHDNIVRLLDVIHNEKKLYLVFEFLNQDLKKYMDSAPPSGLPLSLVKSYLYQLLQGVACCHSHRVLHRDLKPQNLLIDKNGSIKLADFGLARAFGLPVRTYTHEVITLWYRAPEILLGSRFYCMPVDIWSLGCIFVEMLTRRALFPGDSEIDQLFRIFRTLGTPDETTWPGVTKLPDFKSTFPRWEKQDISKVVPNLDKDGKHLLAQMLHLVPEHRITAKSALKHPFFNNVSKTLPQNMNS; from the exons atggataattttcaaaagattgAGAAAATAGGAGAAGGTACCTATGGAGTAGTGTACAAGGCGAGAGATAAAATTTCTGGGGAAGTGGTCGCCTTGAAAAAGATAAGATTAGATAC GGAGTCAGAAGGCGTTCCTAGCACAGCAATTAGAGAAATTGCATTATTAAAGGAGCTGAATCATGATAACATTGTtcg ATTGCTAGATGTTATCCATAATGAGAAGAAATTGTACTTGGTATTTGAATTCTTGAACCAAGATCTCAAAAAGTACATGGACTCGGCACCACCATCCGGACTACCGCTATCATTGGTCAAG AGTTACCTATACCAGTTGTTACAGGGAGTTGCTTGTTGTCATTCTCATAGAGTCCTGCACCGTGATCTAAAACCACAGAACTTGCTCATTGATAAAAATGGTTCTATAAAACTGGCTGATTTTGGTCTTGCAAGAGCATTTGGACTGCCAGTTAGGACTTACACACATGAG gTTATAACACTATGGTATAGAGCGCCAGAAATTCTGCTAGGCAGTCGTTTTTACTGTATGCCTGTTGATATTTGGAGTCTTGGCTGTATATTTGTTGAAATG TTGACTCGACGAGCGTTATTTCCAGGAGATTCTGAGATCGATCAGCTGTTTAGAATTTTCCGTACATTAGGCACACCAGATGAGACTACATGGCCTGGTGTCACTAAGTTACCGGATTTCAAGTCGACTTTTCCCAGATGGGAGAAACAAGATATCAGCAAAGTGGTTCCCAACTTGGACAAAGATGGCAAACATTTACTAGCA CAAATGTTACATTTAGTACCGGAGCACAGGATCACTGCTAAGTCAGCGCTGAAACATCcgttttttaataatgtatccAAAACGCTTCCTCAAAACATGAATAGCTGA